The following proteins are encoded in a genomic region of Microtus ochrogaster isolate Prairie Vole_2 chromosome 5, MicOch1.0, whole genome shotgun sequence:
- the LOC102002807 gene encoding U6 snRNA-associated Sm-like protein LSm1, giving the protein MNYMPGTASLIEDIDKKHLVLLRDGRTLIGFLRSIDQFANLVLHQTVERIHVGKKYGDIPRGIFVVRGENVVLLGEIDLEKESDTPLQQVSIEEILEEQRVEQQTRLEAEKLKVQALKDRGLSIPRADTLDEY; this is encoded by the coding sequence ATGAACTATATGCCCGGGACCGCCAGCCTCATCGAGGACATCGACAAAAAACACTTGGTCCTACTTCGTGATGGAAGGACACTGATAGGTTTTTTAAGAAGCATTGATCAGTTTGCCAACTTAGTGCTGCATCAGACCGTAGAGCGCATTCATGTGGGCAAAAAGTACGGTGATATTCCTCGAGGGATTTTTGTGGTCAGAGGAGAAAATGTGGTCCTACTCGGAGAAATAGACTTGGAAAAGGAGAGTGACACACCCCTCCAGCAAGTGTCTATTGAAGAGATCCTAGAAGAACAGAGGGTAGAACAGCAGACCAGACTGGAGGCAGAGAAGCTGAAGGTTCAGGCCCTTAAAGATCGGGGCCTCTCCATCCCTCGAGCAGATACTCTGGACGAGTACTGA